The Chryseobacterium suipulveris genome window below encodes:
- a CDS encoding alpha/beta fold hydrolase, with protein sequence MKEIFKTFIIFLFIISCASNSKFENGNYTEKIDDLNINFTVKGKGPIMIVGHPSSGKIGYEMTLKPLEESFTMVYYDSRGIGKSETPKKLEDYSAKNSVKEIELLREKLGVKKIWLFGHSDQSAIALQYAVEYPKNISGIILSGTSYVGSQNESIERRKTSENKRLKESKWFAKVIEDWDYMIENNTTFDKNGNDISTARTKWWTYDEETAQKVIPIVKEITKVGRRKPIGNNYYQETPEERQKYLEFQKKFKDLKTKILIINGKYDTNNLPEFATELHFRLQNSKLVFIDKAGHFPWIEQSEQSFTEIKKWLRE encoded by the coding sequence ATGAAAGAAATTTTCAAAACATTTATAATTTTTTTATTCATTATTTCCTGCGCTTCAAATTCTAAATTTGAGAATGGGAATTATACCGAAAAAATTGACGATTTAAATATCAATTTTACAGTAAAAGGAAAAGGACCAATTATGATTGTTGGACACCCAAGTTCAGGAAAAATCGGCTACGAAATGACTTTAAAACCACTTGAAGAAAGTTTTACAATGGTTTACTATGATTCTCGTGGAATAGGAAAATCCGAAACCCCAAAAAAACTTGAAGATTACAGTGCTAAAAATTCCGTAAAAGAAATTGAATTATTAAGAGAAAAACTTGGTGTAAAAAAGATTTGGCTTTTTGGACATTCAGACCAAAGTGCAATCGCTTTGCAATACGCTGTTGAATATCCAAAAAATATTTCGGGAATAATTTTATCAGGGACAAGTTATGTTGGAAGTCAAAATGAATCTATTGAAAGACGAAAAACTTCTGAAAACAAAAGATTAAAAGAATCTAAATGGTTTGCTAAAGTTATTGAGGATTGGGATTATATGATTGAAAATAATACAACATTTGATAAAAATGGAAATGATATTTCAACTGCAAGAACAAAATGGTGGACTTATGATGAAGAAACTGCACAAAAAGTGATTCCGATTGTAAAGGAAATTACAAAAGTAGGAAGAAGAAAACCAATTGGAAACAATTATTATCAAGAAACACCTGAAGAAAGACAAAAGTATTTGGAATTTCAAAAGAAGTTTAAGGATTTAAAAACAAAGATTTTAATAATTAACGGAAAATACGACACAAACAATTTGCCCGAATTTGCAACAGAACTACATTTTAGGTTGCAAAATTCCAAATTAGTTTTTATAGATAAAGCAGGACATTTTCCTTGGATTGAACAAAGCGAACAATCTTTTACCGAAATTAAAAAATGGCTTCGTGAATAA